A genomic window from Vanessa tameamea isolate UH-Manoa-2023 chromosome 7, ilVanTame1 primary haplotype, whole genome shotgun sequence includes:
- the LOC135193357 gene encoding uncharacterized protein LOC135193357, which produces FSVRINTSTSYIVLAPVLGHIGPLRSVVGRARSAGIETSQVVAWPFTRVLSRPRSVELQKANLEGSASGAGGSGSSPLASAIPLAQLLSKSGALGALSSLSALGGLSDLLAGAAPPVQTTGVHRSHKSFARRADDEPPSKTSKERNKYSPY; this is translated from the coding sequence TTTAGTGTACGCATTAATACGTCCACATCGTACATCGTACTCGCACCCGTACTCGGTCATATCGGACCCCTCCGGTCAGTAGTCGGTCGCGCCCGGTCCGCCGGCATCGAGACGTCTCAGGTTGTCGCCTGGCCCTTTACAAGAGTCCTGTCCCGCCCCCGCAGTGTGGAGCTACAGAAGGCGAATCTGGAGGGTAGCGCGTCGGGCGCGGGCGGCAGCGGCTCGAGCCCGCTGGCGTCCGCCATCCCGCTCGCGCAGCTGCTCAGCAAGAGCGGCGCGCTGGGCGCGCTGAGCTCGCTGTCGGCGCTGGGCGGGCTGTCGGACCTGCTGGCGGGCGCGGCGCCGCCCGTGCAGACCACGGGCGTGCACCGCTCGCACAAGTCCTTCGCGCGCCGCGCCGACGACGAGCCGCCCTCCAAGACCTCCAAGGAGCGCAATAAATACAGCCCCTACTAG